One stretch of Natronoarchaeum philippinense DNA includes these proteins:
- the lysS gene encoding lysine--tRNA ligase — MSADGEGDGPDHGVPPEYDPYLLREREDGEERHAFWADRVADEIESRSPDDPIVIKGGISPSGIPHLGNANEIVLGYFVAEVLRERGHEVRQVFTTDDRDPLRKLPRKLADLDGEIVDLGDVNAGALGKNLGRPYTDIPDPFGCCDSYGAHFSTLIGGIAEDLDIPIDVVSNTDLYERGELDDTVADLLGDAERAREVLSEYQDKVDEDYYPFNPICAECGKITETVTGVDADAGTVSYRCTDMEAGDRTIEGCGHEGEAGFGEGKLPWRFEWVAQWDQLGVDFEPFGKDHAEGSWPSGVDIALNVFDTEPPVPMVYEWFTLDGQPFSSSEGHVVLVSDVLELIEPEVLRYFFATDPSKAQDFSIERLDQLVNEFDRLERIYFGEIDADDAEAAFAERVYPFLVEEVDEERVRIPYSFAAVLGMTDDPDLREEIARREGHIDEDTPEWAVDAALERVERAREWARRTDNAYNYDLKRDEIPTVDFDENVEAALDELADFVERHDDPEEIQGEIFETARRHDVDVGDFFAAGYRLFFDQEDGPKLGPFLAKLDEAFVLARLRRER; from the coding sequence ATGAGCGCCGACGGCGAGGGAGACGGACCCGACCACGGCGTCCCGCCGGAGTACGACCCCTACCTCCTCCGCGAGCGCGAGGACGGCGAGGAACGACACGCCTTCTGGGCCGATCGAGTAGCTGACGAGATAGAATCTCGGAGTCCCGACGACCCCATCGTGATCAAGGGCGGCATCTCTCCCTCCGGCATCCCGCATCTGGGCAACGCCAACGAGATCGTGCTTGGGTACTTCGTCGCCGAAGTGCTCCGCGAGCGCGGTCACGAGGTCCGGCAGGTGTTCACCACCGACGACCGCGACCCGCTCCGCAAGCTCCCGCGCAAGCTCGCGGATCTGGACGGCGAGATCGTCGATCTGGGCGACGTGAACGCCGGCGCGCTCGGCAAGAACCTCGGCCGGCCCTACACCGACATCCCCGACCCCTTCGGGTGTTGTGACTCGTATGGCGCGCACTTCTCGACGCTGATCGGCGGCATCGCCGAGGACCTCGATATCCCGATCGACGTAGTCTCGAACACCGACCTCTACGAACGGGGCGAGCTCGACGACACCGTCGCCGACCTGCTCGGGGACGCCGAGCGTGCCCGCGAGGTACTTTCCGAGTACCAGGACAAGGTCGACGAGGACTACTACCCCTTCAACCCGATCTGCGCCGAGTGTGGCAAGATCACCGAGACCGTGACCGGCGTCGACGCCGACGCCGGCACCGTCTCGTACCGGTGTACGGACATGGAAGCCGGCGACCGAACCATCGAGGGCTGTGGCCACGAGGGCGAGGCCGGCTTCGGCGAGGGGAAACTCCCGTGGCGCTTCGAGTGGGTCGCCCAGTGGGACCAGTTGGGCGTCGACTTCGAGCCGTTCGGCAAGGACCACGCCGAGGGCTCGTGGCCCAGCGGCGTCGACATCGCGTTGAACGTCTTCGACACCGAGCCGCCGGTGCCGATGGTCTACGAGTGGTTCACGCTCGACGGCCAGCCGTTCTCCTCGTCTGAGGGCCACGTCGTGCTGGTGTCGGACGTGCTCGAACTGATCGAGCCCGAAGTGCTCCGGTACTTCTTCGCCACGGACCCCTCGAAGGCACAGGACTTCTCGATCGAACGGCTCGACCAGCTCGTCAACGAGTTCGACCGCCTCGAACGGATCTACTTCGGTGAGATCGACGCCGACGACGCCGAAGCGGCGTTCGCCGAGCGCGTCTATCCGTTCTTAGTCGAGGAGGTCGACGAGGAACGCGTCCGCATCCCCTACTCCTTTGCCGCCGTGCTGGGGATGACCGACGACCCCGATCTGCGCGAGGAGATCGCCCGCCGCGAGGGGCATATCGACGAGGACACGCCCGAGTGGGCGGTCGACGCGGCGCTCGAACGGGTCGAGCGCGCACGCGAGTGGGCGCGCCGCACGGACAACGCCTACAACTACGATCTCAAGCGCGACGAGATTCCGACTGTCGACTTCGACGAGAACGTCGAGGCGGCGCTGGACGAACTCGCCGACTTCGTCGAGCGCCACGACGACCCCGAGGAGATTCAGGGCGAGATCTTCGAGACCGCGCGGCGTCACGACGTGGATGTCGGCGACTTCTTCGCCGCGGGCTACCGGCTCTTCTTCGATCAGGAGGACGGCCCGAAGCTCGGTCCGTTCCTGGCGAAACTCGACGAGGCGTTCGTGCTGGCGCGGCTTCGGCGCGAACGCTGA
- a CDS encoding ArsA family ATPase produces the protein MPRHVFYGGKGGVGKTTCAAATALGYAERGEETLVVSTDPAHSLADSLEATVESDPREVQPGLWAAEVDPDERAEKYRGAFEELFDDLSTLGLGLGEDDIDALLDAGLAPGGDEVAALDLLTEYEADDRFDRVVFDTAPTGHALRLLELPDVLSKGAETASGVRKRVKRMSDSVRSTFVPGYYYASGGDDDRFDDIAARMARAGAVVRDPDRTEFRVVTIPETMAVHETRRLVERLDDLSIPVTAVVINRVLEEIDEDCARCRSRRERQQHAVAEIRARFSDYDVVQLPELDAEARGHDTLAALAGRLVDN, from the coding sequence GTGCCGAGACACGTCTTCTACGGCGGCAAAGGCGGCGTCGGAAAGACGACCTGCGCTGCGGCGACGGCCCTTGGCTACGCCGAGCGCGGCGAGGAGACGCTGGTCGTCTCGACAGATCCGGCCCACTCGCTGGCGGATTCGCTGGAAGCCACCGTCGAGTCCGACCCGCGCGAGGTCCAACCGGGGCTGTGGGCCGCGGAGGTCGACCCCGACGAGCGCGCCGAAAAGTACCGCGGCGCGTTCGAGGAGCTGTTCGACGACCTCTCGACGCTCGGCTTGGGGCTGGGCGAGGACGACATCGACGCGCTGTTAGACGCCGGACTCGCGCCGGGCGGTGACGAGGTCGCCGCGCTGGATCTGCTCACCGAATACGAAGCGGACGACCGCTTCGATCGGGTCGTGTTCGACACGGCGCCGACCGGCCACGCGTTGCGCCTGCTGGAGTTGCCCGACGTGCTATCGAAGGGTGCCGAGACGGCTTCCGGCGTTCGCAAGCGCGTCAAGCGGATGTCCGACTCGGTGCGCAGCACGTTTGTTCCCGGGTACTACTACGCGAGCGGCGGGGACGACGATCGGTTCGACGACATCGCGGCACGGATGGCCCGCGCCGGCGCGGTCGTCAGGGACCCCGATCGCACCGAGTTTCGCGTCGTGACGATCCCCGAGACGATGGCGGTCCACGAGACGCGTCGGCTGGTCGAGCGCCTCGACGACCTTTCGATCCCCGTCACGGCGGTCGTTATCAACAGGGTGCTAGAGGAGATCGACGAGGACTGCGCTCGGTGTCGTTCCCGCCGGGAACGCCAGCAACACGCCGTCGCGGAGATCCGTGCGCGGTTCTCTGACTACGACGTGGTGCAACTGCCCGAACTCGACGCCGAAGCGCGCGGGCACGACACACTGGCAGCCTTGGCGGGACGCCTCGTCGACAACTGA
- a CDS encoding site-2 protease family protein: MVSLVWIAAGILGYWVLLQLIADRGWLPDYVGLQGPVTTLHTQRGKAVLNRLAQYRRFWRAWANVGVGVALVVMIGSFVMLVLVGITAVLSPQPTAVNQPRNVLVIPGVNDFLPLSVAPEIIFGLLVALVVHEGGHGLLCRVEDIEISSMGLATFSIIPIGAFVEPDEESQRAASRGPKTRMFAAGVTNNFVITILAFALLFGPVAGAISVAPGAAVGGALPGSGAQAADIGEGDRITALNGQAIESNDDLGDALANVSEREVTVEIDGEDERTVERSLLVNGVTETGPLNVSTGDTITAVNGTPLYTQSGLESALADREVATFTVDDGDEQYQTTGPAGSLARISEGGPLAENGATPGNNVVIVAIDGERVVTTDDLSTAVDRHSVGDTVSVALYDDGERVTHEVELAEGSDGTPVVGVRIAPGVSGVTVSDFGIQLYPAGQYLAVLGGDGGGGLPGALEGLAGTFIGKTLLVLFLPFATISLGAVFPYNFAGFKGPIANFYEVGGALGAVDGLGFLVANVLFWIGWINIQVGFFNCIPAFPLDGGHILRTSTEAVVSRLPIEGSYQLTKTVTTTVGLTMLLSFFVVLFAPQLLA, from the coding sequence ATGGTTTCGCTGGTCTGGATCGCCGCCGGGATCCTCGGCTACTGGGTCCTCCTCCAACTGATCGCCGACCGCGGCTGGCTGCCCGACTACGTCGGGCTGCAGGGCCCGGTCACGACGCTACACACCCAGCGCGGGAAAGCCGTGTTGAACCGGTTGGCCCAGTACAGACGCTTCTGGCGCGCGTGGGCCAACGTCGGCGTCGGCGTCGCGCTCGTCGTGATGATCGGCTCGTTCGTCATGCTGGTCCTCGTCGGCATCACAGCGGTGCTATCGCCCCAGCCGACGGCTGTCAACCAGCCTCGCAACGTGCTGGTGATCCCCGGCGTCAACGACTTCCTCCCGCTGTCTGTCGCCCCCGAGATCATCTTTGGTCTGCTGGTCGCGCTGGTCGTCCACGAGGGCGGCCACGGCCTGCTCTGTCGCGTCGAGGACATCGAAATCTCTTCGATGGGGCTTGCAACGTTCTCGATCATCCCAATCGGCGCCTTCGTCGAGCCAGACGAGGAGAGCCAGCGCGCGGCCAGTCGCGGCCCCAAGACCCGGATGTTCGCGGCCGGCGTCACGAACAACTTCGTGATCACGATTCTCGCCTTCGCCCTGCTGTTCGGTCCGGTCGCGGGCGCGATCAGCGTCGCACCGGGCGCCGCCGTCGGTGGTGCGCTGCCCGGCTCGGGCGCCCAAGCCGCCGACATCGGCGAGGGCGACCGGATCACCGCGCTGAACGGGCAAGCGATCGAGAGCAACGACGACCTCGGCGACGCGCTTGCGAACGTCTCCGAGCGCGAGGTGACAGTCGAGATCGACGGCGAGGACGAGCGGACGGTCGAGCGATCGCTGCTGGTCAACGGCGTCACCGAAACCGGTCCGCTGAACGTCTCGACCGGCGATACGATCACGGCCGTCAACGGAACGCCGCTGTACACCCAGTCGGGACTGGAGTCGGCGCTGGCCGATCGTGAGGTGGCGACGTTCACCGTCGACGACGGCGACGAGCAGTATCAGACGACCGGCCCCGCGGGATCGCTCGCCCGGATCAGCGAGGGCGGACCGCTCGCCGAGAACGGCGCGACGCCCGGCAACAACGTGGTGATCGTCGCAATCGACGGCGAGCGCGTCGTCACGACTGACGACCTCTCCACGGCGGTCGACCGCCACTCGGTCGGCGATACGGTGTCGGTCGCGCTCTACGACGACGGCGAACGAGTGACCCACGAGGTCGAACTTGCCGAGGGATCCGACGGCACGCCGGTCGTCGGCGTCCGGATCGCGCCCGGCGTCTCCGGCGTCACGGTGAGCGACTTCGGCATCCAGCTGTACCCCGCCGGCCAGTATCTGGCCGTTCTCGGCGGTGACGGCGGCGGCGGCCTGCCCGGCGCGCTGGAAGGGCTGGCCGGCACGTTCATCGGCAAGACGCTGCTCGTACTGTTCCTGCCGTTCGCCACGATCTCGCTTGGCGCCGTCTTCCCCTACAACTTCGCGGGGTTCAAAGGCCCGATCGCGAACTTCTACGAGGTCGGCGGCGCGCTCGGGGCGGTCGACGGACTCGGCTTCCTCGTCGCGAACGTGTTGTTCTGGATCGGCTGGATCAACATTCAGGTCGGGTTCTTCAACTGCATCCCGGCGTTCCCGCTCGACGGCGGGCACATCCTGCGGACCAGCACCGAGGCGGTCGTCTCACGGCTGCCGATCGAAGGCTCCTATCAGCTCACCAAGACCGTCACCACGACCGTCGGACTGACGATGCTGTTGAGCTTCTTCGTCGTCCTGTTCGCCCCGCAACTGCTCGCCTGA
- a CDS encoding DUF7124 domain-containing protein, translating into MNGGGDGEMTLAFDLAALQELADPERVFDDARRWSKYVGVVSEKPTYVVTNFTRKNRIRQDFFSGPRGKAESLESVGEQFDTPRHVYVGTTEEDEQLADDAGWEFLPIEDAAEAAEWTLADDAEDDADEPEQQRDDWP; encoded by the coding sequence ATGAACGGCGGCGGAGACGGCGAGATGACGCTCGCCTTTGACCTTGCTGCGCTACAGGAACTGGCCGATCCCGAGCGCGTGTTCGACGACGCGCGCCGGTGGAGCAAGTACGTCGGCGTCGTCTCGGAGAAGCCGACCTACGTCGTGACGAACTTCACCCGGAAGAACCGCATCCGACAGGACTTCTTCTCTGGACCGCGGGGCAAAGCCGAGAGCTTAGAGAGCGTCGGCGAGCAGTTCGACACGCCTCGGCACGTCTACGTTGGCACGACCGAGGAAGACGAGCAACTCGCCGACGACGCCGGCTGGGAGTTCCTCCCGATCGAGGACGCCGCCGAGGCCGCCGAGTGGACGCTGGCAGACGACGCCGAAGACGACGCCGACGAACCCGAGCAACAGCGCGACGACTGGCCCTGA
- a CDS encoding inorganic phosphate transporter has protein sequence MIGVPFAGTLTPPLAWGLLPAQTGGGFSVALLVGIAIVASLVTAWTLGANSNSPPFAPAIGANAIPTMRAAFLIGVLAALGAVTQGGSISETVGAGLIIGVDFSALAAAAGLLTAATFMGIGIYSGYPIPAAFATTGAMIGVGLSLGGAPAYATYQRIGTFWVLVPFMSGSVAYATATLLRRDDVPETVGVPLLAAVVGAILANVRIGVIPDPTADQGTLARLVARWTWSGPSIAVGYDLGMLVATIAIGVAAFLALRRRMERSVEQGIRSFLLVLGSVVAYSSGGSQVGLATGPLEHLFTTQLGLPGIALLLMGGMGILAGAWMGAPRLLQATSREYAQLGVRRSIAALVPGFVIAQLAIALGIPISFNNIILSGVIGGGLSAGSAGVSRRKIGVTVLFWILTLVSSIALGFGLYRVLSAVLGVA, from the coding sequence ATGATCGGTGTACCGTTCGCGGGGACGCTCACCCCGCCGTTGGCGTGGGGCCTGCTGCCGGCCCAGACGGGCGGCGGGTTCTCGGTCGCCCTCCTCGTCGGGATCGCGATCGTCGCATCGCTCGTGACCGCGTGGACGCTGGGCGCCAACAGCAACTCGCCGCCGTTCGCGCCCGCGATCGGCGCCAACGCGATCCCGACGATGCGGGCGGCGTTCCTGATCGGGGTGCTGGCTGCGCTGGGCGCGGTGACGCAGGGCGGGAGTATCTCCGAGACGGTCGGCGCCGGGCTGATCATCGGCGTCGACTTTAGCGCGCTGGCGGCCGCGGCCGGCCTGCTCACCGCGGCGACGTTCATGGGCATCGGCATCTACTCGGGGTATCCGATCCCGGCGGCGTTCGCCACGACTGGGGCGATGATCGGCGTCGGCCTGTCGCTGGGCGGTGCCCCGGCGTATGCGACATACCAGCGGATCGGGACGTTCTGGGTGCTCGTTCCATTCATGTCCGGTAGCGTCGCCTACGCCACCGCGACGCTGCTGCGGCGCGACGACGTGCCAGAGACGGTCGGCGTCCCGCTGCTGGCTGCCGTCGTCGGAGCGATCCTCGCCAACGTCCGGATCGGCGTGATCCCCGATCCGACGGCCGATCAGGGGACGCTGGCGCGGCTCGTGGCGCGGTGGACGTGGAGCGGGCCGTCGATCGCTGTGGGTTACGATCTCGGCATGCTGGTCGCCACCATCGCAATCGGCGTCGCCGCGTTCCTCGCGCTACGGCGTCGGATGGAACGGTCGGTCGAACAGGGGATCCGGTCGTTCCTGCTCGTGCTTGGCAGCGTCGTCGCCTACTCCAGCGGCGGCAGTCAGGTCGGGCTGGCGACCGGTCCGCTGGAACACCTCTTTACGACACAGCTGGGACTCCCGGGAATCGCGTTGTTGCTCATGGGCGGGATGGGTATTCTCGCGGGGGCGTGGATGGGCGCGCCGCGGCTCCTGCAGGCCACCTCCCGCGAGTACGCCCAGCTTGGGGTGCGCCGGTCGATCGCCGCGCTGGTCCCCGGCTTCGTCATCGCCCAACTCGCCATCGCGCTCGGAATTCCGATCTCGTTTAACAACATCATCCTCTCGGGCGTCATCGGCGGCGGGCTCTCGGCCGGGTCGGCGGGCGTCTCCCGGCGGAAAATCGGCGTCACCGTGCTGTTCTGGATTCTGACGCTGGTCAGTTCGATCGCGCTCGGGTTCGGGCTTTACAGAGTGCTGTCGGCGGTGCTCGGCGTCGCCTGA
- a CDS encoding universal stress protein, which translates to MASTVAGESLTPTDEYTVLVAVGNPGTAEQLTRTAVDLARANDGRVHVVSVIHKHHTSPFLLFSDERIKQQFAGGRDEIVDSATSVAADAGVPVDDTLLVGSDIARSITTAIDRLDADLALLGWRSERRASDVVLGTTIDPVVRRAHCDVLVEKVGPTADGVASVLVPTVGGVHAELATEVAGAIAAANDARVTALSLVGAEATERERTDAAEAVDAVADALEGTAPVTTTVREAADPVAGILSAAADHDLVVLGATRKGLFARKIVGTTPRAVGSRADCPVIVASRESQLSRIRRLVTNVWR; encoded by the coding sequence ATGGCCTCGACAGTCGCTGGCGAATCGCTGACACCGACCGACGAGTACACCGTGCTCGTCGCGGTCGGGAATCCGGGGACCGCCGAGCAGTTGACGCGAACGGCGGTCGATCTGGCGCGGGCCAACGACGGCCGCGTCCACGTCGTCAGCGTCATCCACAAGCACCACACGTCGCCGTTCTTGCTCTTTTCGGACGAGCGCATCAAACAGCAGTTCGCGGGCGGGCGCGACGAGATCGTCGACAGCGCGACCAGCGTGGCCGCCGACGCCGGCGTCCCGGTCGACGACACGCTACTCGTCGGCAGCGACATCGCGCGCTCGATCACGACCGCGATCGACCGGCTCGACGCCGACCTCGCGCTGCTGGGCTGGCGGAGCGAGCGCCGAGCGTCCGATGTCGTGCTCGGGACGACGATCGACCCGGTCGTCCGGCGGGCCCACTGCGACGTGCTCGTCGAGAAAGTTGGGCCGACGGCCGACGGCGTTGCGTCGGTGCTGGTGCCGACGGTCGGCGGCGTCCACGCCGAGTTGGCTACCGAGGTGGCCGGCGCGATCGCGGCCGCAAACGATGCCCGGGTCACCGCGTTGTCGCTGGTCGGCGCCGAGGCGACCGAGCGCGAACGTACCGACGCCGCCGAGGCGGTCGACGCCGTCGCCGACGCGCTGGAGGGGACGGCACCTGTCACGACGACCGTCCGCGAAGCGGCCGATCCCGTCGCCGGGATCCTGTCAGCCGCCGCCGACCACGATCTCGTCGTGCTCGGGGCGACCCGGAAGGGACTGTTCGCCAGGAAGATCGTCGGGACGACGCCCCGAGCAGTCGGGTCGCGGGCTGACTGTCCCGTCATCGTCGCCAGTCGGGAGTCACAACTGTCGCGCATCAGACGGCTGGTCACCAACGTCTGGCGATGA
- a CDS encoding NAD(P)/FAD-dependent oxidoreductase, whose product MTESYVIIGDGIAGSSAAETLREESPDADITVVTDEGEALYNRILIKEFAKGKLPEAPISIHEENWYEERDIDLELNTYVTDVDVDAHEVHTHEGETLAYDKLLVATGGTPAQLPVENSDAEGVHHFWTFQDARGIQEHASEADTGVVIGAGLLGIDLAAICGAQDVDAKYLMRGDSWWRYALSQEGAEIIHEGLRNKGVEPVFQSGAAEFVTDDDGRVEATIDSNGERYESDFVGAAIGLNFNVEFMQGTGLETDDGVVVDEYMQTNLEDVYAAGDITQFYDTILGEQAQNGSWGSAKEQGQTAAKNMAADDEVESFRWVSSYSITHFEFPFLSFGHPTIGDDSVERKYSDTEWRRVVFKDGKVIGGVLIGDLAPQSTLKQLIREERDVSGQKELLLEPEIDVDMLDAPAQEQ is encoded by the coding sequence ATGACCGAGTCGTACGTAATCATCGGTGACGGGATCGCGGGCAGTTCCGCGGCGGAAACGCTCCGGGAGGAGTCGCCGGACGCCGACATCACCGTCGTCACCGATGAGGGAGAGGCGCTCTATAATCGCATTCTAATCAAGGAGTTCGCCAAGGGCAAACTCCCCGAAGCGCCGATCTCGATTCACGAGGAGAACTGGTACGAAGAGCGCGACATCGACCTCGAACTCAACACCTACGTCACCGACGTCGACGTCGACGCTCACGAGGTCCACACCCACGAGGGCGAGACGCTCGCGTACGACAAGCTGCTCGTCGCAACCGGCGGGACGCCCGCGCAACTGCCCGTCGAGAACAGCGACGCCGAGGGCGTCCACCACTTCTGGACGTTCCAAGACGCCCGCGGGATTCAGGAACACGCCAGCGAGGCAGACACCGGCGTCGTCATCGGCGCCGGCCTGCTGGGCATCGACCTCGCGGCGATCTGTGGCGCCCAAGACGTCGACGCGAAGTATCTGATGCGCGGCGACAGCTGGTGGCGCTACGCCCTCAGCCAGGAGGGCGCAGAGATCATCCATGAAGGCCTGCGCAACAAGGGCGTCGAGCCGGTCTTCCAGAGCGGCGCCGCGGAGTTCGTCACCGACGACGACGGCCGCGTCGAGGCGACGATCGACTCCAACGGCGAGCGCTACGAGAGCGACTTCGTCGGCGCGGCGATCGGCCTGAACTTCAACGTCGAATTCATGCAGGGCACCGGCCTCGAAACCGACGACGGCGTCGTCGTCGACGAGTACATGCAGACCAACTTAGAGGACGTGTACGCCGCCGGCGACATCACGCAGTTCTACGACACGATTCTGGGCGAGCAGGCCCAGAACGGCTCGTGGGGCTCGGCCAAAGAGCAGGGCCAGACCGCCGCGAAGAACATGGCCGCCGACGACGAGGTCGAGTCGTTCCGCTGGGTCTCCTCGTACTCGATTACCCACTTCGAGTTCCCGTTCCTCTCCTTTGGCCACCCGACGATCGGCGACGACTCCGTCGAGCGCAAGTACTCCGACACGGAGTGGCGCCGCGTCGTGTTCAAGGACGGCAAGGTGATCGGCGGCGTCCTGATCGGCGATCTGGCGCCCCAGAGCACGCTCAAACAGCTCATTCGGGAAGAACGCGACGTGTCCGGCCAGAAGGAACTGCTGCTCGAACCCGAGATAGATGTCGACATGCTCGACGCGCCGGCCCAAGAGCAGTAA
- a CDS encoding DUF6149 family protein — protein sequence MKIHQNPRHWATKKAMTTPGLGSVVNFGLVKLHTRIFIGKADEARAEERRDHLDGFFDATMDTYVAALDEGFSEAEAREITHIQANFDFYNHGWTEMMEFPSDELDAHYERYADFFERHGISIDDPLGEFRSGEIPEAPSTPEKLENPEHPHAEGGFADDVYVEDESGELHVGGGHEPDDVDVSKAVGVEEDAADGSD from the coding sequence ATGAAAATCCATCAGAACCCGCGCCACTGGGCGACCAAGAAGGCCATGACGACGCCCGGGCTGGGCTCGGTCGTCAACTTCGGGCTGGTCAAGCTCCACACGCGGATCTTCATCGGCAAGGCCGACGAGGCCCGCGCCGAGGAGCGCCGCGACCACCTCGATGGCTTTTTCGACGCCACGATGGACACCTACGTCGCCGCGCTCGACGAGGGCTTCTCGGAGGCCGAGGCCCGCGAAATCACCCACATTCAGGCCAACTTCGACTTCTACAACCACGGCTGGACCGAGATGATGGAGTTCCCCAGCGACGAACTCGACGCCCACTACGAGCGCTACGCCGACTTCTTCGAGCGTCACGGCATCTCTATCGACGATCCACTCGGCGAGTTCCGATCCGGTGAGATTCCGGAAGCGCCCTCGACGCCGGAGAAATTAGAGAATCCCGAGCACCCCCACGCAGAGGGCGGGTTCGCCGACGACGTGTACGTCGAAGACGAATCGGGCGAACTCCACGTCGGCGGCGGCCACGAACCCGACGATGTCGACGTGAGCAAGGCTGTTGGCGTCGAAGAAGATGCGGCTGACGGATCCGATTAA
- a CDS encoding sensor histidine kinase, whose amino-acid sequence MSEDETPSASESESHLKRAVDNLPGIAYRCRPEPHRDMKVLGGRVQATTGYSASAFESGVIEYGDIVVSEDVEELERKLRTAVDDQSEFSVTYRIRTQDGKIRHVLERGSPVVEGGDVVALEGIILDITDRKRSERRLRRQNNLFTNTQRLADVGGWELDVKDWELQWTDQVKVIHGLQDDASPSLDDAIGFYHPEDRSEISDAVERALEDGEPFDLALRIQTEDGEQRWVRAKGTPTVRNGEVVRLSGAVQDITELKKREQLLRLLHRLLRHNLRNDLSVIMGYADTLDEELVEETPSEYVEAIETAATDLLRKSETAKDLLNLSLEPTDTKGPVDLGELLEATREELQERHPKAEIEVSIDESPVVEGEARLGALFTQLLENAIEHSERDIPRVEVTVYTTENEARIEIADNGPGIPPEEWTVTVEEGETNSTQLRHGSGVGLLLATWIAEDYGGHLEYEYEGEDGALVTVVLPHQ is encoded by the coding sequence GTGTCAGAAGACGAAACGCCCTCGGCATCGGAGTCGGAGTCCCATCTGAAACGGGCCGTCGATAATCTTCCGGGAATCGCGTACCGGTGTCGTCCCGAGCCACACAGGGACATGAAGGTCCTCGGCGGCCGAGTCCAAGCCACGACCGGCTACTCGGCGTCGGCGTTCGAATCCGGCGTAATCGAGTACGGCGACATCGTCGTTTCAGAGGATGTCGAAGAGCTAGAGCGCAAGCTTCGCACCGCTGTCGACGACCAGTCCGAGTTCTCGGTGACCTACCGAATCCGGACGCAAGACGGCAAAATAAGACACGTCCTCGAGCGGGGGTCACCGGTCGTGGAGGGCGGAGATGTCGTGGCGCTCGAGGGAATCATACTCGACATCACCGATCGCAAGCGATCGGAGCGGCGACTCCGGCGGCAGAACAACCTGTTCACTAACACCCAGCGGCTCGCCGATGTCGGGGGCTGGGAGTTGGATGTCAAAGACTGGGAACTCCAGTGGACCGATCAAGTCAAAGTGATCCACGGGCTTCAGGATGACGCGTCACCCTCGCTCGACGATGCGATCGGCTTCTACCATCCCGAGGACCGTTCGGAGATCAGTGATGCCGTCGAACGCGCCCTCGAAGACGGCGAGCCGTTCGATCTGGCGCTGAGAATACAAACCGAGGACGGCGAGCAACGGTGGGTCCGTGCCAAAGGTACGCCGACGGTCCGGAACGGCGAGGTCGTCCGTCTCAGCGGCGCGGTACAGGACATCACCGAACTCAAAAAGCGCGAACAGCTCCTTCGGTTACTCCACCGGCTGTTGCGCCACAACCTCCGGAACGATCTGTCTGTGATCATGGGATACGCGGACACGCTCGACGAGGAGCTTGTAGAGGAGACACCGAGCGAGTACGTCGAGGCGATCGAAACAGCGGCGACAGACCTCCTCAGAAAGAGCGAGACGGCCAAAGACTTGTTGAACCTCTCGCTGGAGCCGACGGACACGAAAGGCCCCGTGGACCTAGGAGAATTGCTCGAAGCGACCCGTGAAGAACTGCAGGAGCGTCATCCCAAGGCCGAAATCGAGGTGAGTATCGACGAATCGCCGGTCGTGGAGGGTGAGGCCCGGCTCGGTGCGCTGTTCACACAGTTGCTCGAAAACGCGATCGAACACTCCGAGCGCGATATTCCGCGCGTCGAGGTGACGGTATACACGACCGAGAACGAGGCTCGCATCGAGATTGCCGACAACGGGCCAGGAATCCCGCCGGAAGAGTGGACCGTCACGGTCGAAGAAGGTGAGACGAACAGCACGCAGCTACGCCACGGAAGCGGCGTCGGCCTCCTGCTGGCGACGTGGATTGCCGAAGACTACGGCGGGCACCTCGAGTACGAATACGAAGGTGAAGATGGTGCGCTCGTCACGGTAGTATTGCCCCACCAGTAG